TTGAATAAAATATCTAATTTGTACGAATTTTGTCTTCAAAGTAAAGTATGTTCCCACAAATAATAACATTACTATTAGAACATACCCCCATAAAATATCATTCAAAAAATTTACTATAAGATTTAAAAATTCCATTTATCCCCCTTATTTAATTTTATATGAAATAATATTATCATATTAAAAGGTAAATGAAAAATATATTTTTTAAATTACAATTATTTTCATAAAAAAAAAGGAGCTATTTAAGCTCCTGATAAATTACTTTGCAACTACGATGTTTGTAGCTTGAGGTCCTTTAGCTCCCTCAGTTACATCAAAAGTAACTTCTTCTCCCTCGTTAAGAGTTTTGAATCCATCTTTTTGGATTTGAGAGAAGTGTGCGAAAACGTCCTTTCCATCCTCACCAGTGATAAATCCAAATCCTTTCTCTTGGTTAAACCATTTAACTGTACCTTTCATTTGATACCTCCATAAAAATTTTTGATTTCATGTAATAAATCTCCATTCAATCCAACTAATATAAGGTACCTATGTAAAGACCTTTAAATATTAAATACTAGAATTTCTTTCAATTTATACATCATTTAAACACAGTATACACTATTTAGATGTTCATGTCAAATTTTTTCTGTTATTCTAATTCATTTTAGCTTACAAAAAATAAAAAAATGGCGCTTCTTGCTGGGCTCGAACCAGCGACAACACGATTAACAGTCGTGCGCTCTACCAACTGAGCTAAAGAAGCACTTTTTTAAGATTGGCAACTTCCTATCCTCCCAGGGGGCTGCCCCCCAAGTACTTTCAGCGTTTATGGGCTTAACTTCCAGGTTCGAAATGTTACTGGGTGTACCTCCATAGCTATCGTTGCCAATCAATATTTATTTGTGTTCTTGAACACTTGAAACTATATAGTAGTATATTAAGGTTAAAACTTCGATATATTAGTATTGGTCAGCTAAAAGTCTCACAACTCTTACACCCCCAACCTATCAACCTCCTAGTCTCGAAGGTATCTTAAAGAGTACTTATCTTGAAGTCAGTTTCCCGCTTAGATGCTTTCAGCGGTTATCTGTTCCAAACGTGACTACCCAGCTGTGCCACTGGCGTGACAACTGGTACATCAGAGGTTTGTCCATCCCGGTCCTCTCGTACTAAGGACAGATCTTCTCAATACTCTAACGCCTACAGTGGATAGGGACCGAACTGTCTCACGACGTTCTGAACCCAGCTCACGTACCGCTTTAATGGGCGAACAGCCCAACCCTTGGGACCTTCTCCAGCCCCAGGATGCGATGAGCCGACATCGAGGTGCCAAACTCTACCGTCGATATGGACTCTCGGGTAGAATCAGCCTGTTATCCCCAGGGTAGCTTTTATCCGTTGAGCGACGACCCTTCCATTCGGAATCGCCGGATCACTATGTCCTGCTTTCGCACCTGCTCGACCCGTCAGTCTCGCAGTTAAGCTCTCTTATGCCATTGCACTCTACGGTTGATTTCCATCCAACCTGAGAGAACCTTTGAACGCCTCCGTTACTCTTTCGGAGGCGACCGCCCCAGTCAAACTGCCCACCTAGCACTGTCTTCGAGGGTACAAACCTCAAATTAGAATTCCGACATAGTATGGTTGGTATTCCACCAGTGACTCCGCGTAATCTAGCGACCACACATCTTAGTCTCCCAACTATCCTATACATACGATGCCAAAACCCAATACCAAGCTACAGTAAAGCTCCATGGGGTCTTTCCGTCCTACTGCAGGTAACCGGTATCTTCACCGGTAATACAATTTCACCAGGCCTCCCGTCAAGACAGCTCTCAGATCGTTACACCATTCGTGCAGGTCGGAACTTACCCGACAAGGAATTTCGCTACCTTAGGACCGTTATAGTTACGGCCGCCGTTCACCGGGGCTTCAATTCGGAGCTCTCACTCCTCCTCTTAACCTTCCGGCACTGGGCAGGTGTCAGCCCATATACGTCGCCTTACAGCTTAGCATAGACCTGTGTTTTTGTTAAACAGTCGCCTGAGACTCTTCACTGCGGCCTCTCATAGCTTTGCGTCGCGTGTACGCTCACCATAAAAGGCACCCCTTCTCCCGAAGTTACGGGGCTATTTTGCAGAGTTCCTTAACGAGAGTTAGCCTGTCCGCCTTAGATTTCTCATCCTGACCACCTGTGTCGGTTTGGGGTACGGGCACTAATATCTTTATAACGCTTAGAAGCTTTTCTCGGCAGTGTGGTATTTGCACCTTCCATCTTACGACTCCTCATCACACCTCACGTTTAGTCTAGCGGATTTTCCTACTAGACCACGCTACATGCTTGAACTGGCACTTCCGTTCGCCAGCGTGCATAACCTCCTGCGTCCCTCCATCACTTGATATCAGTGGCACAGAAATATTAATCTGTTTTCCATTCGCCTACGCAATCTAGCCTCGGCTTAGGACCCGGCTTACCCAGGCGGCGACAAACTTTACCCTGGAACCCTTGGTCTTCCGGCGTGGGGGATTCTCGCCCCCATTCTCGCTACTTATTCCTGCATTCTCACTTCTGATACCTCCAGAGTCTCTTGTCGATTCTCCTTCAACGGCCTACAGAACGCTCTCCTACCAGTCGCTTACGCAACTCCACAGCTTCGGTTTATAACTTAGCCCCGTTACATTGTCGGCGCAGAGACTCTCGACCAGTGAGCTATTACGCACTCTTTAAAGGTATGGCTGCTTCTAAGCCAACCTCCTGGTTGTTTGTGAATCTCCACCTCCTTTCCCACTTAGTTATAATTAGGGACCTTAGCTGGTGGTCTGGGTTGTTTCCCTTTTGACCATGGAAGTTAATTCCCATAGTCTCACTCCTGAGCTCTAGAATTATGGTATTCGGAGTTTGATTGACTTCGGTAAGCAGTATGCCCCCTAGGTCATTCAGTGCTCTACCCCCATAATTGAACACTCAAGGCTGCACCTAAATGCATTTCGGAGAGAACGAGCTATCTCCTGGTTCGATTGGCTTTTCACCCCTAAACCTACCTCATCTCCCAACTTTTCAACGGCGGTGAGTTCGGGCCTCCACTGTGTCTTACCACAGCTTCACCCTGGACAGGCTTAGATCACCAGGTTTCGCGTCTACGCCCAGCGACTATGTCGCCCTATTCAGACTCGGTTTCCCTTCGGCTCCGTTAAACTTAACCTTGCCACTGAACGTAACTCGCAGGATCATTCTCCAAAAGGCACGCCATCACCCCAAAGGGCTCTGACCGCTTGTAAGCACACGATTTCAGGTTCTATTTCACTCCCCTCCCGGGGTTCTTTTCACCTTTCCCTCACGGTACTATGCGCTATCGGTAAGTAAGAGTATTTAGCCTTACGAGATATGGTCCTCGCAGATTCACACAGAATTCCTCGTGTTCCGTGCTACTTGGGAGAGATCATACATTTGATACGGTTTACCTGTACGAGGCTTTCACTCTCTACGGCAGGCCTTTCCAGACCTTTCCAGTTCGGCGTATCATAATGTCGAATACCTTGCAGTTCTTCAGACGATCTTCCCGCTACCCCGTAGATGCAACGGCTGCATCCTTGGCACATCTACGGTTTGGGCTCACCCCCGTTCGCTCGCCGCTACTTAGGGGATCGTTTTTACTTTCTTTTCCTCGGGTTACTTAGATGTTTCAGTTCACCCGGTTCCCTCTTTCGTGCTAAGACTCCATCTTAGCAGATTTCTCCATTCGGAAATCTTGGCATCACAGTTCGATTGCAACTCCACCAAGCTTATCGCAGCTTACCACGTCCTTCATCGGCTCTTACTTCCTAGGCATCCTTCGTGTGCCCTTAATATTTTAACCTTGTAATATAATTCATATTATTTAGACAGACTAACTACTCAATTTAAGATTGACTTAAAAATGAATTGTTAGTTAATTTAGAATATTTTCTCAATATCTACTATATAGTTTCCAATGTCCAAGTTTGATAATGTTTTGGTGGAGATAAGCGGAGTCGAACCGCTGACCTACGCAGTGCAAGTGCGTCGCTCTCCCAACTGAGCTATATCCCCATACTTACAAAGAACAGTATCAATCGAATAGAGAAAAAGTTAGTCTCCTTAGAAAGGAGGTGATCCATCCGCACGTTCCCGTACGGATACCTTGTTACGACTTCACCCCAATCGCTAATCACACCTTAGGAACATCCCTCCTTACGGTTAGGCCTGCTACTTCAGGTGCAACCAACTCTCGTGGTGTGACGGGCGGTGTGTACAAGACCCGAGAACGTATTCACCGCAACATGCTGATTTGCGATTACTAGCGATTCCAACTTCATGTACTCGAGTTGCAGAGTACAATCCGAACTAAGAACAGCTTTAAGAGATTAGCTCACCCTCGCGGGTTGGCAACTCTCTGTACTGCCCATTGTAGCACGTGTGTAGCCCAGCGTATAAGGGGCATGATGACTTGACGTCATCCCCACCTTCCTCCTGCTCATCGCAGGCAGTATCGCATGAGTGCTCAACTTAATGGTAGCAACATACAATAGGGGTTGCGCTCGTTGCGGGACTTAACCCAACATCTCACGACACGAGCTGACGACAGCCATGCACCACCTGTCACTAAGTTCCGGCAAGCCGGCACGAATCTATCTCTAGAAACTTCTTAGGATGTCAAACGCTGGTAAGGTTTCTCGCGTTGCGTCGAATTAAACCACATGCTCCACCGCTTGTGCGGGTCCCCGTCAATTCCTTTGAGTTTCACACTTGCGTGCGTACTCCCCAGGCGGATCACTTATCGCGTTAGCTTGGGCGCTGAGGTTCGACCCCCAACACCTAGTGATCATCGTTTACGGCGTGGACTACCAGGGTATCTAATCCTGTTTGCTCCCCACGCTTTCGCGCTTCAGCGTCAGTATCTGTCCAGTGAGCTGACTTCTCCATCGGCATTCCTACAAATATCTACGAATTTCACCTCTACACTTGTAGTTCCGCCCACCTCTCCAGTACTCTAGAAAAACAGTTTCCAACGCAATACGGAGTTGAGCCCCGCATTTTAACATCAGACTTATTTTTCCGCCTAGACGCGCTTTACGCCCAATAAATCCGGATAACGCTTGCGACATACGTATTACCGCGGCTGCTGGCACGTATTTAGCCGTCGCTTCTTCTGTTGGTACCGTCACTTTCTTCTTCCCAACTGAAAGCACTTTACAATCCGAAGACCTTCATCGTGCACACAGAATTGCTGGATCAGGCTTGTGGCCCATTGTCCAATATTCCCCACTGCTGCCTCCCGTAGGAGTAAGGGCCGTGTCTCAGTCCCCTTGTGGCCGTTCACCCTCTCAGGCCGGCTATCCATCGTCGCCTTGGTGGGCCGTTACCCCACCAACTAGCTAATGGAACGCAAGGCTCTCTCTTGGCGCATATAGCTTTCATAAATTTCCCATGCGAGAATCTCATAATATCCGGTATTAGCTGTCGTTTCCAACAGTTGTCCCAGACCAAGAGGCAAGTTCCTTACGCGTTACTCACCCGTCCGCCATCCTCGTTACCCGAAGGTAACTTGAATCGACTTGCATGTGTTAAGCATTCTGTCAGCGTTCATCCTGAGCCAGGATCAAACTCTTCATTCAAATATATTTAAAGTCCTAAGACTTACGTTTACACCATTTATTGGTTTGCCATTTCTGGCATTTGTTATTTTCATAACTTCTGACTATTTTCTCTATTCGGTTGTTAATGTCCTTTTCTGTTGTAAAAATTTGGTGCGAGAGGAGGGACTTGAACCCTCACGTCGAAACGCCAGATCCTAAGTCTGGTGCGTCTGCCAATTCCGCCACCCTCGCAGGTGATACATTAGTATAAATTTGTAATGGTGCCGCTTATCGGAGTCGAACCAATTACCTACTGATTACAAGTCAGTTGCTCTACCAGGTGAGCTAAAGCGGCTTATATGGTGGTGAGAGAAGGATTCGAACCTTCGAAGGCAGAGCCGTCAGATTTACAGTCTGATCCCTTTGGCCGCTCGGGAACCTCACCATTTGGTACCCCGTAGGGGAATCGAACCCCTGTTTATAGAGTGAAAATCTATTGTCCTTACCACTGAACGAACGGGGCAAAACTTTTTGGCTGGGGTGGCTGGATTCGAACCAACGCATGACGGAGTCAAAGTCCGTTGCCTTACCGCTTGGCGACACCCCATTAATGGTCGGAATAGCAAGATTCGAACTTGCGGCCCCCTGCTCCCAAGGCAGGTGCGCTACCGGACTGCGCTATATTCCGACTTATTTGTTTTGCATCAACATTTCCTGCTGACAAAAATTATAGTACCACAACTTTTAAATAATGTCAACAAACTTTTTTATTTTTTTATATAATTTTTATTTATTTGAAATACATTATAAGGTAATGTTTTTAAAATTCTTAATGTTGTAGATTTTATTTTTATTTTACATTATTGAAAAATATTTTTTTAAGAGTAAATTTTTTTTAAATAAGCTTATTAGTTTTAATGACTTTATATTTTTTTAAAGATAAGTTCATATTAAATATAAGAAATTTTTTTATTTTAAATATATTTAATTAAAATGATTTATTGTTTTAGTTACTAAATTTAATTTTTAATTTAAAGAACTCATAGATAATAAAATATTTTATTTTTTATATAAAGAATTTGGTTAATTTTTTTAAAAAATATTTTATTACTAGAAAAGTTTGTTATAGTTGTTTTTTTTGTTTATAGTTGTTTATATTGTTGTAAAAATAAAAAATATAAAAAATGTCTATGAGAAGATAGATAAATTAAGACATTAAAAGAAATAAGTATAAAAAAATACTGACCGTAGATGTTGTATATCTATAGACGTTACTGTTGTATATGAATATCCATACATGTTGTATATTAAAGACATTAGTGTTGTATTTTATAAGACGTTACTGTTGCATATTAGATAAAATAAAAAAAATGTCCACTAATGTAGACTAACTAATAGATAAAAATATTAAATAAAAAAAATATTAAAAATTATACAACACTAGAGGTAAAAATTGTTGAAAAAATAAAAATTTTATAGTAAAATATACAGCATAAAAGGATATAAATATAAAATATACAACATTAAAGGACTGGTGAAAATGAAAAAAGTAAAAAAATTTGATATTCCTATGAATCAAGTTATTGATACAGGTCCAAGTGAAATAGTAGAGAAATTTTTAGATGTT
This genomic window from Cetobacterium sp. NK01 contains:
- a CDS encoding cold-shock protein gives rise to the protein MKGTVKWFNQEKGFGFITGEDGKDVFAHFSQIQKDGFKTLNEGEEVTFDVTEGAKGPQATNIVVAK